Proteins encoded together in one Lathyrus oleraceus cultivar Zhongwan6 chromosome 5, CAAS_Psat_ZW6_1.0, whole genome shotgun sequence window:
- the LOC127082908 gene encoding uncharacterized protein LOC127082908 isoform X1, producing MDTYANFSCELRIIQARNIEFIKSTKNLFARLYVPTGNNKRIQLNSKNVWDESFNLDCSCPQEFLENLNQQSLVLELRQRKMWGSQLIGKGEIPWKVILQSQNMELKKWLKMDLVSGSDCKEVTLRTPEVEVEIKVRVSSVAEMEKQNKKSFNNWNECGCKSGHDHNAWCNAEDCDMFALGAALEAF from the coding sequence ATGGATACCTATGCAAACTTCAGCTGCGAACTAAGAATAATACAAGCACGAAACATTGAATTCATCAAGTCCACTAAAAACTTGTTTGCTAGGTTGTATGTTCCAACAGGAAACAACAAAAGAATCCAACTCAACAGCAAAAATGTTTGGGACGAATCTTTTAATCTAGATTGCTCTTGTCCCCAAGAGTTCTTGGAAAACCTTAATCAACAAAGCCTTGTATTGGAGCTAAGGCAGAGGAAGATGTGGGGCTCACAACTTATTGGAAAAGGTGAGATTCCATGGAAGGTGATTCTTCAATCACAAAACATGGAGCTAAAAAAATGGTTGAAAATGGATTTGGTGAGTGGAAGTGATTGCAAAGAGGTTACGTTGAGAACACCAGAAGTGGAAGTAGAGATTAAAGTAAGAGTGTCTTCAGTTGCTGAGATGGAGAAGCAAAATAAAAAGAGTTTCAATAATTGGAATGAGTGTGGATGTAAAAGCGGGCATGATCATAATGCTTGGTGTAACGCAGAAGATTGTGATATGTTTGCGCTTGGTGCAGCTTTGGAAGCTTTTTGA